A genomic stretch from Rhinatrema bivittatum chromosome 9, aRhiBiv1.1, whole genome shotgun sequence includes:
- the THAP4 gene encoding THAP domain-containing protein 4 isoform X5 → MVICCAALNCSNRQGKVKKGAISFHRFPLKDSKRVTQWLKAVQRNNWTPTKYSFLCSEHFSKDCFFKRFESQHRSLKPTAVPSIFQSAERRATHGYALHKRETESQSPEDDACLACSWSWEQDNQSVPLDQEISELQKKKGTEQRAVEADTLVSEQNESIMLLSEGVLPRPSIADTEFPLKIEKSFAQDDAHPTDGGSREKHNPAVSLDQNTSLKQKTKGIEQGTAEADTLGSEQRESIILLSEGVLPRPSIADTEFPLKIEKSFAQDDAHPTDGGSREKHNPAVSLDQNTSLKQKTKGIEQGTAEADTLGSEQRESIILLSEGVLSRSLMVTAESPVKTERSSSENCTQTNIHIGNWMTDTSGISIDDFSPPVSGACKFIGSLHSYSFSSKHSRERPSVSREPPERKRAKRNMESSHRIGGVPLVPDKNSLESSSPSPRTVAPQKSTESPSVAPADLTPKSATEAAPRKKGDANPSFMSINEVIVSASGTCKLIDSLHTYCFSSSRQAKAQVCCLQEQVEKKNMELKLLRKRLNRSDSRVKKLREKVAELKRLSIPSPCSQQSRDSGGSSDELDVTIIYRYRIGGMLMTSSESRCM, encoded by the coding sequence GTTCCCTCTTAAAGACTCTAAACGGGTTACCCAGTGGCTGAAAGCAGTCCAAAGAAACAACTGGACACCCACCAAATATTCTTTCCTCTGTAGTGAGCATTTCAGCAAAGACTGTTTCTTTAAGAGATTTGAGAGCCAGCACCGTTCCCTTAAGCCCACAGCTGTACCATCAATCTTCCAGTCTGCTGAGAGAAGAGCCACTCATGGCTATGCCTTACATAAAAGAGAGACTGAAAGTCAAAGTCCAGAAGATGATGCCTGCCTAGCCTGCTCCTGGTCTTGGGAGCAGGATAACCAATCGGTGCCACTTGATCAAGAAATTAGTGAATTACAGAAGAAGAAAGGAACAGAGCAAAGGGCTGTTGAAGCTGACACTTTGGTCTCTGAGCAAAATGAGAGTATCATGTTATTGTCTGAAGGTGTGTTGCCAAGGCCTTCAATAGCTGACACAGAGTTTCCATTGAAAATAGAAAAATCTTTTGCACAGGATGATGCCCACCCAACAGATGGAGGGTCCAGGGAGAAGCATAACCCAGCAGTGTCACTTGACCAAAACACTAGTCTAAAGCAGAAGACGAAAGGAATAGAGCAAGGAACTGCCGAAGCTGACACTTTGGGCTCTGAGCAAAGGGAGAGCATCATTTTACTGTCTGAAGGTGTGTTGCCAAGGCCTTCAATAGCTGACACAGAGTTTCCATTGAAAATAGAAAAATCTTTTGCACAGGATGATGCCCACCCAACAGATGGAGGGTCCAGGGAGAAGCATAACCCAGCAGTGTCACTTGACCAAAACACTAGTCTAAAGCAGAAGACGAAAGGAATAGAGCAAGGAACTGCCGAAGCTGACACTTTGGGCTCTGAGCAAAGGGAGAGCATCATTTTACTGTCTGAGGGTGTGCTTTCAAGATCTTTAATGGTTACGGCAGAGTCTCCAGTGAAAACCGAAAGATCTTCTTCAGAGAATTGTACCCAAACCAACATCCACATAGGAAACTGGATGACTGATACAAGTGGCATATCGATTGATGACTTTTCTCCACCTGTTTCTGGAGCCTGCAAGTTCATTGGCTCACTTCATTCCTACAGCTTTTCCTCCAAGCACAGTCGGGAGAGGCCATCTGTCTCGAGAGAACCCCCAGAAAGGAAAAGGGCCAAGAGAAACATGGAGTCCAGCCACAGAATTGGGGGTGTCCCCCTGGTTCCTGACAAAAACTCCTTAGAAAGTTCCTCTCCTTCACCACGGACTGTTGCACCCCAAAAAAGTACCGAGAGCCCATCTGTGGCCCCTGCAGATCTGACCCCCAAATCGGCTACAGAAGCTGCTCCAAGGAAAAAGGGTGATGCAAACCCCAGTTTCATGTCCATCAACGAAGTGATCGTGTCAGCCTCGGGAACCTGCAAGCTCATTGACTCACTCCACACCtactgcttctcctcctccagaCAGGCCAAAGCCCAGGTGTGCTGCCTacaggagcaggtggagaagaaGAACATGGAGCTGAAGCTGCTGCGGAAGAGACTCAATCGCTCTGATAGCCGGGTCAAGAAGCTGAGGGAGAAGGTGGCAGAGCTAAAAAGGCTCAGCATTCCCAGCCCGTGCAGTCAGCAGTCCAGGGACTCTG